caatggaacctcctggtaacacaatgtggaaattcttatggtaacacaatggaaactcttatggtaacacaatgggaactcttatggtaacacaatggaaactcttatggtaacacaatgtggaaactctCCTGATAACACAATGGAACCTcctggtaacacaatgtggaaactcttatggtaacacaatgtggaaactctcctggtaacacaatggaaactcttatggtaacacaatggaaactcttatggtaacacaatgtggaaactctcctggtaacacaatggaaactcttatggtaacacaatgtggaaactcttatggtaacacaatggaaactcttatggtaacacaatggaaactcttatggtaacacaatgtggaaactcttatggtaacacaatgtggaaactcttatggtaacacaatggaacctcctggtaacacaatgtggaaactcttatggtaacacaatggaaacgcttatggtaacacaatggaaactctcctggtaacacaatggaaactcttatggtaacacaatggaacctcctggtaacacaatggaaactcttatggtaacacaatgtggaaactcttatggtaacacaatggaacatcttatggtaacacaatggaacctcctggtaacacaatgtggaaactcttatggtaacacaatggaaactcttatggtaacacaatgtggaaactcttatggtaacacaatggaaactcttatggtaacacaatgtggaaactcttatggtaacacaatggaaactcttatggtaacacaatggaaactcttatggtaacacaatgtggaaactcttatggtaacacaatgtggaaactcttatggtaacacaatggaaactcttatggtaacacaatgtggaaactcttatggtaacacaatggaaactcttatggtaacacaatgtggaaactcttatggtaacacaatggaaactcttatggtaacacaatggaacctcctggtaacacaatgtggaaactcttatggtaacacaatggaacctcttatggtaacacaatggaacctcctggtaacacaatgtggaaactcttatggtaacacaatggaaactcttatggtaacacaatgtggaaactcttatggtaacacaatggaaactcttatggtaacacaatggaacctcctggtaacacaatgtggaaactcttatggtagcacaatgtggaaactcttatggtaacacaatggaaaatcttatggtaacacaatggaacctcctggtaacacaatgtggaaattcttatggtaacacaatggaaactcttatggtaacacaatgggaactcttatggtaacacaatggaaactcttatggtaacacaatgtggaaactctCCTGATAACACAATGGAACCTcctggtaacacaatgtggaaactcttatggtaacacaatgtggaaactctcctggtaacacaatggaaactcttatggtaacacaatggaaactcttatggtaacacaatgtggaaactctcctggtaacacaatggaacctcctggtaacacaatgtggaaactcttatggtaacacaatgtggaaactcttatggtaatACAATGGAAcctcttatggtaacacaatggaacctcttatggtaacacaatgtggaaactcttatggtaacacaatggaacctcctggtaacacaatgtggaaactcttatggtaacacaatggaaactcttatggtaacacaatgtggaaactctcctggtaacacaatggaaactcttatggtaacacaatggaaacttttatggtaacacaatggaaactcttatggtaacacaatggaaactcttatggtaacacaatgtggaaactcttatggtaacacaatggaaactcttatggtaacacaatgtggaaactctcctggtaacacaatggaacctcctggtaacacaatgtggaaactcttatggtaacacaatggaacctcttatggtaacacaatggaacctcctggtaacacaatgtggaaactcttatggtaacacaatggaaactcttatggtaacacaatgtggaaactcttatggtaacacaatggaacctcttatggtaacacaatggaacctcctggtaacacaatgtggaaactcttatggtaacacaatggaaactcttatggtaacacaatgtggaaactcttatggtaacacaatggaaactcttatggtaacacaatgtggaaactcttatggtaacacaatggaaactcttatggtaacacaatggaaactcttatggtaacacaatgtggaaactcttatggtaacacaatgtggaaactcttatggtaacacaatggaacctcctggtaacacaatgtggaaactcttatggtaacacaatggaaacgcttatggtaacacaatggaaactctcctggtaacacaatggaaactcttatggtaacacaatggaacctcctggtaacacaatggaaactcttatggtaacacaatgtggaaactcttatggtaacacaatggaaactcttatggtaacacaatgtggaaactctcctggtaacacaatggaaactcttatggtaacacaatggaaactcttatggtaacacaatgtggaaactcCCCTGCTAACACATTGGAAACTCccggtaacacaatgtggaaagtGAATAACATGGAAAAAGTCCTATCAGAAGCAAAAGAAGATGAAAAATGTTTACTAATACAATTCACCTCCATTTGACTTCTGAACGTGCCCTTTCTTTATCCCTCccccctctcgcccctctctctcttcccatcaggGTTCTGGAGATGTGAAGTACCATTTGGGGATGTGGCACCGTAGGATCAACCGGGTCACTGATAGGAACATCACGCTGTCACTCATGGCTAACCCCTCCCATCTGGAGGCTGTGGACCCCGTGGTGCAGGGCAAGACCAAGGCTGAGCAGTTCTACTGTGGAGACACAGAGGGAAAaagagtatgtacacacacaaatgcacaccgtttttttctgtgtgtgtgtgcatttatatttctgtgtgtgtgttccaggtgatGTCCATCCTGCTCCATGGTGATGCAGCGTTTGCAGGCCAGGGGGTTGTCTACGAGACCTTCCACCTCTCTGATCTGCCCTCCTACACCACCCACGGCACTGTCCATGTGGTGGTCAACAACCAGGTAACACATCCTGCAACACCAAACACACCACTGTCCATGTGGTGGTCAACAACCAGGTAACACATCCTGCAACACCAAACACACCACTGTCCATGTGGTGGACAACAACCAGGTAACACATCCTGCAACACCAAACACACCACTGTCCATGTGGTGGTCAACAACCAGATAACACATCCTGCAACACCAAACATACCACTGTCCATGTGGTGGTCAACAACCAGGTAACACATCCTGCAACACCAAACACACCACTGTCCATGTGGTGGTCAACAACCAGGTAACACATCCTGCAACACCAAACATACCACTGTCCATGTGGTGGTCAACAACCAGGTAACACATCCTGCAACACCAAACACACCACTGTCCATGTGGTGGTCAACAACCAGGTAACACATCCTGCAACACCAAACACACCACTGTCCATGTGGTGGTCAACAACCAGGTAACACATCCTGCAACACCAAACATACCACTGTCCATGTGGTGGTCAACAACCAGGTAACACATCCTGCAACACCAAACACACCACTGTCCATGTGGTGGTCAACAACCAGGTAACACATCCTGCAACACCAAACACACCACTGTCCATGTGGTGGTCAACAACCAGGTAACACATCCTGCAACACCAAACACACCACTGTCCATGTGGTGGACAACAACCAGGTAACACATCCTGCAACACCAAACACACCACTGTCCATGTGGTGGTCAACAACCAGGTAACACATCCTGCAACACCAAACATACCACTGTCCATGTGGTGGTCAACAACCAGGTAACACATCCTGCAACACCAAACACACCACTGTCCATGTGGTGGTCAACAACCAGGTAACACATCCTGCAACACCAAACACACCACTGTCCATGTGGTGGTCAACAACCAGGTAACACATCCTGCAACACCAAACACACCACTGTCCATGTGGTGGTCAACAACCAGGTAACACATCCTGCAACACCAAACACACCACTGTCCATGTGGTGGTCAACAACCAGGTAACACATCCTGCAACACCAAACACACCACTGTCCATGTGGTGGTCAACAACCAGGTAACACATCCTGCAACACCAAACACACCACTGTCCAAGTTCTTCTGACAATCTTCATTTGGTGTATCCTGTCACTGACTCTTAGACAAATCCTGATTTTGTGGAGGTGATGCTTGAAGTGGAGGAGGGAGTTTTACTGGAAATTTAGGGTGTTTCTGTCATGGGGAGGGGCTTATTTGGTTCTGGGTTCTGAGATTAACTTCCAGGTAACAAACACACTTTAACTGCCCCATGAATAGCCTGTTGTTCTCTAtaccctacacaaacacacacacaaaacctccTACATCACTTTCACATTCACAGAAGAACAACCGTTACACGCCCGCACCCACACACCCTCTAACCACCGGTCTCTTCTCCCTGTAGGTTGGTTTCACCACTGACCCCAGGGTGGCGAGGTCATCATCCTACCCTACAGACGTGGCCAAAGTGGTCAATGCCCCCATCTTCCACGTCAACGCTGATGACCCCGAGGCCGTCATGTACGTGTGTAACGTCGCCGCCGAGTGGAGAGCCACCTTTCACAAGGACGTGGTGGTAGACTTGGTGAGTGTGTTCCCTGATCAGGGTGGTGTTCATTAGGCAAACGGAAGAGCACTGACAAACATGATTTTTTGAAATAGCTTTCTAGGTGGGGAAACACTACTACATTAATAAAATATTGACCTCTTGCTAGATTGATGACTAAAGCCACAGTGAAACGGTGCAAAACGCCTGTCAGCTCTAAATAACGTTTTCTGTTGCGTGCCCCAAGGTGTGTTGCTAAAGTGTAATGGTCTTAATCAGATGACTGAGCCAATGTTTACACACCCttctaatctgtgtgtgtgtgtgtgtgtgtgtgtgtgtgtgtgtgtgtgtgtgtgtgtgtgtgtgtgtgtgtgtgtgtgtgtgtgtgtgtgtgtgtgtgtgtgtgtgtgtgtgtgtgtgtgtgtgtgtgtgtgtgtgtgtgtgtgtgtgtgtgtgtgtgtgtgtgtgtgtgtgtgtgtgtgtgtgtgcgcgcgcggtTCAGGTCTGAGTCGTATACTAAAGGGTCGTGCGGCGATGGTAGGCCAGCGTGTGTGTGACTGGGCTCTAGGAGagtacatggcctttggttcgcTGCTCAAGGAGGGGACACACATACGTCTCAGTGGACAGGACGTAGAGAGAGGAACCTTCAGGTATTAATGTCACCCTTAAGGACTGTCTATGTCACTGTTATGACTATGTCGTGCGTAAGTCACTTGCTTGACAGTGTTGTGTAGTTTGAGTATTCTATAGTAAGGTGTCTTTCAGGAAACCAGGGTTACGTTCATAACTGGATGTTATGTCAGTTTAATCAACATGTAGCTCAAGCAGTACTGTAACAATATGGTGGTGTGTTAACTTCTCTttatcccactccctctctttttctctacccatccctctctaTATttgcctctttctttctttcctttctctctctctccctccatctctctcctctctgcacagtcATAGGCACCATGCCCTGCATGACCAGAAGATTGATAGGAGGATCTGTATCCCCATGAACCACATCTCTCCTAACCAAGCTCCATACACCGTCTGTAACAGCTCTCTGTCGGAGTATGGAGTACTGGGTTAGCACAAGCacggacgcacgcacacacgcacgcacggatGCACGCACACTGACACACGCACAGTCTGGTTTTAATAACCTTGTGGGGGCACACAATTGATTCcgattcaaaatcctattttccctaaacctTATCCTCACCCTtcaacctaacccttaccctataaccttaaacctaaccataaccctataaccctaaaccttaccctcACCCTTCAACCTAACCCTacaaccttaaacctaaccttaatcctaaacGTAACTCtataaccttaaacctaaccctaaaccttaccctcataaccttatacctaaccctataaccttaaacctaaccctaacttctaacccttattctaaccctgacactaattctaaccctataACCCCTAGAAATGtactttttccttgtggggactgcCAAAATGTGTTCAGTAaacatgtttgtttactattcttatGGGAACATGTACACACAGTACGTACATAAACATATGCACACATTCATATACATACAGATGCAGTCTATTATTTTGCGCTTTACACCACAACATTATGGGGGGTTATCTGGCCACAGCATTATGGGGGGGTTGTCTGGCCACAGCAATATGGGGGGGTTGTCTGGCCACAGCATTATAGGGGGATTGTCTGGCCACAGCATTATGGGGGGTTGTCTGGCCACAGCATTATGGGGGGTTGTCTGGCCACAGCATTATGGACGGGTTGTCTGGCCACAGCATGCCACACAGCATTATGGGGGTTGTCTGGCTACAGCATTATGGGGGATTGTCTGGCCACAGCATTATGGGGGGTTGCCTGGCCACAGCATTATGGGGGTTACCTGGCCACAGCATTATGGGGGTTGCCTGGCCACAGTATTATGGGGGTTGTCTGGCCACAACATTATGGGGGTTGTCTGGCCACAACATTATGGGGGTTGTCTGGCCACAGCATTATGGGGGTTGTCTGGCCACAGCATTATTGGGGGTTGTCTGGCCACAACATTATGGGGAGTTGTCTGGCCACAACATTATGGGGGTTGCCTGGCCACAGTATTATGGGGGTTGTCTGGCCACAACATTATGGGGGTTGTCTGGCCACAGCATTATTGGGGGTTGTCTGGCCACAACATTATGGGGGTTGTCTGGCCACAGCATTATGGGGGGTTGTCTAGCCACAGCATTATGGGGGTTATCTGGCCACAACAttatggggggggggtctggccacaacattatggggggggggggtgtctggcCACAgcattatgggggggggggttgtctggCCACAACATTATGGGGGTTGTCTGGCCACAACATTATGTGGGTTTGTCTGTTTTTGTTAGTTACTACCCTCATTCCTTCTGACCAGaacatcccccccctctctgcctctgtccccctcactctgcctctgtccctctctctgcctctgtccccctcactctgcctctgtccctctctctgcctctgtccctctctctgcctctgtccctctctctgcctctgtccctctctctgcctctgtccctctctctgcctctgtccctctctctgcctctgtccctctctctgcctctgtccctctctctgctgctgcCCCACGGCATGGAGGGAATGGTAGGGACTACTATATATGGGCTcgttgtctgtctgcatgtctgtctgccaTAGTCACTGAGAACAGAATAGTACTGCAGCTCCTATcgctttatctctgtctctctaaatgTCGGTGTCTGTTTGGGAAAATATCTGTTGACACAAATGGACGATAAACGACGTATCCCATGATTCTTCAATCAGGGACCAGAGCACTCCTCGGCCCGACCAGAGAGGTTCCTGCAGATGTGTAACAAAGACCTAGATACCTaccctgtaagtgtgtgtgtgtgtttgtgtatgtctgagagacagcgagagagagggagtctcTAAACTTGTGTGTGTATGACCTGTCCCGTCCACAGATATTCTCTGCTGAGGAGTTTGCAGAGCGTCAGCTGTATGACTGTAACTGGATCATAGTCAACTGCTCTACACCGGCTAACTACTTCCACGTCCTCCGTAGACAAATACTACAGGCCTTCAGGAAGCCTGTGAGTGtcagatgcacgcacacacacacacccaacacatacacacacccaacacacacactaacctctCCTCTTTTTAttgattctctctgtcctccagctgATAGTCATTACCCCCAAGTCTCTGCTGCGCCACCCAGAGGCCAAGTCAAGCTTTGATGACATGCTGCCAGGTGAGGGATGGAATGGGAGAAGAGTGGGGCTCATTGGGTTTTGAGGAGGTGAGAGGATGTGAGGACTCAAGGAAAGATGATTTGAGAAAGAGCCCCGTTGTCTCTGACGCGTGTGTGTTTCAGGTACCCACTTCCAGCGTCTGATCccagacagtggtcctgtgtgtgAGAACCCAGAGGCGGTGAAGAGGATTGTGTTCTGTACTGGGAAGGTCTACTATGAACTGATCCGAGAACGCAACAACAGAGGCAATGATGATACTGTGGCCATTGCGCGCAtagagcaggtacacacacacacacacacacacacacacacacacacacacacacacacacacacacacacacacacacacacacacacacacacacacacacacacacacacacacacacacacacacacacacacacacacacacctctctctctctcttcctccagctctctccgtTTCCGTTTGACCAGGTGAAAGTGGAGACAGATCGTTATCCTAATGCTGACCTGGTGTGGTGCCAGGAAGAACACAAGAACCAGGGTTACTATGACTATGTCAAACCCCGCCTACGGACCACCGTTGACCGCACCCGCCCCGTTTGGTACAACCCACCCTCCTTCACTCATACCAGCTCTGGGAAAGAGATCATTGAATGATTTGATGAAACGCAGGGGGAATAGACTTGTGTTTTGTATTAATTGTGTGCTTCATtcttttgtgtgtatgtgtaggtatgcTGGTCGTGGGCCAGCAGCAGCTCCAGCTACAGGGAACAAAGCAGCTCACCTGGTGGAGTTACAACACTTCCTAGATACAGCTTTTAACCTGGACGCATTTACTGAACAGGCCTAACACACTTatacactacaccctaacccctatacCCTACACCTTAACCTTACCTCACCTGGTGGAGTTACAACACTTCCTAGATACAGCTTTTAACCTGGACGCATTTACTGAACAGTCCTAACACACTTatacactacaccctaacccctatacCCTACACCTTAACCTTACCTCACCTGGTGGAGTTACAACACTTCCTAGATACAGCTTTTAACCTGGACACTTACACTTGAAAGTCTTAGAAGACTGATACCCTACACCCGATGTACTATACCCTACTCAATACACCCTTATACCCTCGgcctccactccactctacctGCTGGAGTTATACGCTTTTTAACTAGATGCATATACTTGAAAGTCTTAACACAGGGAtatcctaacccctagaccctggCTACACCCTACCCTTACCTCACTCTGCTGAAGTTACACCGCTTTTTAGTCAGGTTTTCACCTGGATGCATACACTTGAGAATTTAGCTCGTCGTCGGATGataaatgaccggaccaaggtgcagcgtcaTAGGCGTACATTCTCTCTTGATTTGAAAACGTAACACCGGGAAAAAACAACGAACACAAACCGAACGTAAAGCTAGTCATGCATAAAGCAACAAACAAAGAGaagatcccacaactgaaggtgggaaaaagggctgcctaagtatgatccccaatcagagacagcgatagacagctgcctctgattgggaaccatacccggtcAACAAAGAAATAtacaaactagaatgcccacccaaatcacaccctgacctaaccaaatagagaaataaaaaatctctccaaggtcagggtgtgacactcacttaaaccctacaccctaacccttatccctaAACCAGCATACACTGGATCGTCTGCTATAGAAGACTTCCGCGATACGCACACTGACTGACCATAGGTCCTCTTGAACTGTTGAATCATGGGGGACATGTCCATGGAGTCAGACAAACAATGGACCCATTTTATCAACCATACAAATACTTTTGtacattttcctctctctccatctctcccttctcattctctttcttctCCATCCCCATTTTCACCCTCCTTCCTTTATTCTCCCCACTCATCcccttctctttttttctctcctcttgaccaatcactctctccctctgttttctcctcctctcttctcctccctctcttccacctcctgtGCCAAATGTAAACAAGCTGTTAAGAGATTACTGGATGAGAAATGACtagtatattattatactattacattattatactattatattatatcaaaCATTGTATAAGATACAGTAGTAACTTATGAAGAGATGAGGTGAAATTGTCTACTGGTCTGGTGGGGATCTCTTTGGAACTAAATAAAGGATTTATTTATGTTAGTATAGTGTTTTATGCTTGTCCTTTTATCATTtattcaataaagacatgacatTGTCTGTTTTCAACGTGAGGGCCTGAGAATGCTTTTCAGGAATCTAATTTGATATTATTAATAACGTATTAAAAACATATCTTGTGTGTGTCAGCG
The sequence above is drawn from the Oncorhynchus gorbuscha isolate QuinsamMale2020 ecotype Even-year linkage group LG11, OgorEven_v1.0, whole genome shotgun sequence genome and encodes:
- the ogdhb gene encoding 2-oxoglutarate dehydrogenase, mitochondrial, producing MEGFYGLDESDLDEVFQLPTTTFIGGSESVLPLREIISRLEMAYCQSIGVEFMFINDLEQCQWIRQKFERPGVMQFTLEEKRTLLTRMVRSTKFEEFLQRKWSSEKRFGLEGCESLIPALKTIIDKSSMNGVESIIMGMPHRGRLNVLANVIHKELDQIFCQFDSNLEAADEGSGDVKYHLGMWHRRINRVTDRNITLSLMANPSHLEAVDPVVQGKTKAEQFYCGDTEGKRVMSILLHGDAAFAGQGVVYETFHLSDLPSYTTHGTVHVVVNNQVGFTTDPRVARSSSYPTDVAKVVNAPIFHVNADDPEAVMYVCNVAAEWRATFHKDVVVDLPLSLSLPLSLSLPLSLSLLLPHGMEGMGPEHSSARPERFLQMCNKDLDTYPIFSAEEFAERQLYDCNWIIVNCSTPANYFHVLRRQILQAFRKPLIVITPKSLLRHPEAKSSFDDMLPGTHFQRLIPDSGPVCENPEAVKRIVFCTGKVYYELIRERNNRGNDDTVAIARIEQLSPFPFDQVKVETDRYPNADLVWCQEEHKNQGYYDYVKPRLRTTVDRTRPVWYAGRGPAAAPATGNKAAHLVELQHFLDTAFNLDAFTEQA